The following coding sequences are from one Helicoverpa zea isolate HzStark_Cry1AcR chromosome 4, ilHelZeax1.1, whole genome shotgun sequence window:
- the LOC124629797 gene encoding DNA replication complex GINS protein PSF1-like: MFAEKVIELLKEAERNPATIDPFNDDKIRQILEEMHSLFRMNMNDANATMENKTLWSTVQVRHSALERNKRCLLAYLYSRMAKIKTLRWEFGAVLPPDVRELLSDDEYDWFSKYSINLASYMRSLGQDIGYNGIDLTENLKPPKSLYIEVLCMADYGKLELEDGDVILLKKNSRHFLPTSECQTLIRQGILKQIT, translated from the exons ATGTTCGCTGAAAAAGTCATAGAATTATTGAAAGAAGCCGAAAGAAATCCCGCTACTATAGACCCCTTCAAT gaTGATAAGATACGGCAAATATTGGAGGAAATGCATTCACTGTTTAGGATGAATATGAATGATGC AAATGCAACAATGGAAAACAAAACTCTTTGGTCAACAGTGCAGGTCAGGCATTCAGCTTTAGAACGGAACAAACGCTGCCTCCTAGCGTACCTCTACAGCAGAATGGCAAAAATCAAGACTCTGCGATGGGAGTTTGGGGCAGTGTTACCACCAGATGTAAGAGAACTACTGTCAGACGATGAATATGATTGGTTCTCTAAGTACTCCATTAATTTAGCTTCATACATGAGATCCTTAGGTCAAGACATAGGATATAACGGCATTGACTTAACAGAAAACCTGAAGCCCCCTAAATCTCTGTACATTGAAGTTCTTTGCATGGCGGACTATGGTAAGCTGGAGTTAGAAGATGGCGACGTGATCTTGTTAAAGAAGAATAGCAGACATTTTCTGCCAACGTCCGAGTGTCAGACACTCATCAGACAGGGTATCTTGAAACAAATCACATAA
- the LOC124629681 gene encoding NF-kappa-B inhibitor cactus-like: MSGNKRINFDTKITEDENIDSGFLSGPLDVYPGDEEDKEAERQSASEDKKVLSDSAVQPSDSELDSGILCLSECLSGVQLTDTQTPHIEVSPPEQKNLPPIVIFFQQDADGDTQLHIASVHGCEKSVGTLIRVCPNKALLDVANDDGHTPLHLAVMSGNAVVTRMLVHAGLSLGARDRKGETPLHKATTKGHIECLQALLAPVPEHPRTKLSSVLDQKNYKGQACVHLAASSGNIEALQTLVYYGADINLRENLAGSTALHIAARRGDARLAQFLLERGAAPQPRDYASRTPRRLARHTAAARAFTNLSADDSDSDTDDDDDMYDSDSGDSLFERLRESMSSNNVNLKGCC; this comes from the exons ATGAGTGGAAATAAGAGGATCAATTTCGATACAAAGATCACGGAAGACGAGAACATCGATTCTGGTTTTCTGTCGGGACCTTTGGACGTGTACCCAGGAGATGAGGAGGATAAGGAGGCGGAGCGCCAGTCGGCCAGTGAGGATAAGAAAGTGTTGAGTGATAGTGCAGTACAGCCTAGCGATAGCGAGCTCGACAGTGGTATTCTGTGTTTATCGGAGTGCCTCTCGGGCGTGCAGCTCACTGACACGCAGACCCCACACATCGAGGTCTCTCCTCCAGAACAGAAGAACCTCCCACCTATCGTCATATTCTTCCAACAGGACGCTGATGGCGATAC ACAGTTACACATAGCGTCAGTCCACGGCTGCGAGAAGTCAGTAGGAACACTCATAAGGGTGTGTCCAAACAAAGCGCTGTTAGACGTAGCCAACGACGACGGGCACACGCCCCTGCACCTGGCAGTGATGAGCGGGAACGCCGTGGTCACCAGGATGCTGGTGCACGCAGGCCTGTCGCTCGGAGCGCGCGACAGGAAAGGAGAGACACCCCTGCACAAAGCCACCACAAAAGGACACATTGAATGCCTACAAGCGTTACTCGCGCCTGTGCCAGAACATCCTAGGACTAAGTTATCATCAGTACTCGACCAAAAGAACTATAAAG GACAAGCATGTGTGCACCTCGCGGCGTCGTCAGGGAACATAGAGGCACTGCAGACGCTCGTCTATTACGGCGCTGACATCAATCTAAGG GAGAACCTAGCGGGCTCGACAGCGCTGCACatagcggcgcggcgcggcgacGCGCGGCTGGCGCAGTTCCTGctggagcgcggcgcggcgccgcaGCCGCGCGACTACGCGTCGCGCACGCCGCGCCGCCTCGCGCGACACaccgccgccgcgcgcgcctTCACCAACCTCTCCGCAGACGACTCCGACTCCGACACCGACGACGATGACGAT ATGTACGACAGCGACAGCGGCGACAGTCTGTTCGAGAGGTTGCGGGAGAGCATGAGCTCCAACAACGTCAACCTGAAGGGATGTTGCTAG
- the LOC124629942 gene encoding sphingosine-1-phosphate phosphatase 1-like: MWEQIIEYLKDPLLVIKVQNFFGVTYKSNESSHNNESSEVVHSDRLERLNEESEIKQHKRIPSNISSSSQSSCDTDSSAESGGKDAVECSINNKFWYYLFVLGTELGDEIFYATFIPFWFWNIDGAVGRRVVLVWTIVMYIGQGFKDIIRWPRPGYPVKKLQQKWAIEYGMPSTHAMVGVSIPFSVLLYTMDRYQYPVHWGVLIAVSWCTLICVSRVYLGMHSVLDIAAGLLLATALVSVLIPLVDRLDWFLLTSQLSPFLVIAASILVIVFHPNADKWTPTRGDTTMIVSVCAGILTGAWTHYQLGNMAASPAAPPYQIIWPSYNMLGCTILRTILGFCGVLATRAIAKSLSYAFVCALLGKDKNELRNSEDSLDNKNKIIVELSYKYFTYGMIGFNTTYVFPRVFDLLKINRPTYYTEI, encoded by the exons ATGTGGGAACAGataatagaatatttaaaagatCCTCTACTAGTTATAAAAGTTCAAAACTTTTTCGGTGTTACTTACAAAAGTAATGAAAGTAGtcataataatgaatcatcCGAAGTGGTACATTCAGATAGATTAGAGCGTTTGAACGAGGAGTCTGAGATCAAGCAGCACAAGAGGATCCCCAGCAACATCTCGAGCAGTTCCCAGTCGTCGTGCGACACGGACAGCTCGGCGGAGAGCGGCGGGAAGGATGCCGTGGAGTGCAGCATCAACAACAAGTTCTGGTACTACCTGTTCGTGCTGGGCACGGAGCTGGGTGACGAGATATTCTACGCGACGTTCATACCCTTCTGGTTCTGGAACATCGACGGAGCAGTCGGCAGGAGGGTGGTGCTAGTCTGGACTATAGTTATGTATATTG GACAAGGTTTCAAAGATATAATCCGGTGGCCTCGGCCTGGCTACCCCGTGAAGAAGCTGCAGCAAAAGTGGGCCATAGAATACGGGATGCCGTCGACGCACGCCATGGTCGGCGTGTCCATACCCTTCTCCGTGCTGCTGTACACCATGGACCGATATCAGTACCCCGTGCACTGGGGGGTGCTGATCGCGGTTTCCTGGTGCACGCTCATCTGCGTCAGCAGGGTCTACTTGGGGATGCATAGTGTGCTG GACATAGCAGCAGGTCTGCTGCTGGCGACGGCGCTGGTGTCGGTGCTGATCCCGCTGGTGGACCGGCTGGACTGGTTCCTGCTGACGTCACAGCTGTCGCCCTTCCTCGTCATCGCGGCCTCCATACTCGTCATCGTGTTCCATCCCAACGCCGATAAGTGGACACCCACGAG AGGCGATACGACGATGATAGTGAGCGTGTGCGCGGGCATCCTGACCGGCGCCTGGACGCACTACCAGCTCGGCAACATGGCGGCCAGCCCCGCCGCCCCGCCCTACCAGATCATCTGGCCCTCCTACAACATGCTCGGCTGCACCATCCTGCGCACCATCCTCGGCTTCTGCGGAGTCCTCGCCACCCGGGCCATAGCTAAGTCCCTCTCCTACGCCTTCGTCTGCGCACTGCTAGGCAAAGACAAAAACGAGCTGCGCAACTCTGAGGACAGCTTAGACAACAAGAACAAAATCATCGTCGAACTCAGCTACAAGTACTTCACGTACGGCATGATAGGCTTCAACACGACCTACGTGTTCCCCCGCGTATTCGATTTGCTGAAAATCAACAGGCCTACGTATTACACAGAGATTTAA